In Columba livia isolate bColLiv1 breed racing homer chromosome Z, bColLiv1.pat.W.v2, whole genome shotgun sequence, one DNA window encodes the following:
- the LOC135577381 gene encoding coiled-coil domain-containing protein 68-like isoform X1 codes for MSAPSQEPRPARIVMTTLLLTERISRQDRGAEGELVLYGSSCSQLTQEAEYVKKVPGEAPEPRWNRSPVATTLKETEEQLLLVSRENQVLKIKLEATREAGVQALRSASQKLYENYQARSEQLKKSHEDEKQQIQTHNLQHEAKLQQSSQNSARLAESVRDRCSRIAEMETRVRRMQEEKQMLIEKKTSFEKTLHQMMARNEDSKRCRDVEQQIVTLREQICHLQRLIQAQQHGLRAVIQEAEELNKELKSQDKRIEDLTEKLTALEAQNKELKDRVEFWSGKPKTMVSKGVWTDAPRHLGVFGASPYGMLARLRQQES; via the exons AGCCAAGACCCGCGCGCATCGTGATGACGACGCTGCTGCTGACGGAGCGCATCAGCCGGCAGGACCGCGGCGCCGAGGGGGAGCTCGTCCTGTAcggctcctcctgctcccagctcacCCAGGAGGCCGAATACGTCAAAAAG GTGCCGGGGGAGGCGCCGGAGCCGCGCTGGAACCGCAGCCCCGTGGCCACGACGCTGAAGGAAAcggaggagcagctgctgctggtgagcAGGGAGAACCAAGTGCTGAAGATCAAG CTGGAAGCCACAAGAGAAGCAGGTGTACAAGCTCTCAGATCTGCCTCCCAAAAACTGTACGAGAATTACCAGGCTCGCTCggaacagctgaaaaaaagccACGAGGATGAGAAGCAGCAAATCCAG ACCCACAATCTCCAGCATGAAGCAAAGCTCCAGCAAAGCTCCCAAAACAGCGCCCGCCTCGCCGAAAGCGTCAGGGACAGATGCAGCCGCATCGCGGAGATGGAGACGCGCGTGCGGAGGATGCAGGAG gaaaagcaaatgctgaTAGAGAAGAAGACGTCATTTGAAAAGACGCTTCACCAGATGATGGCGAGGAATGAAGACAGCAAACG GTGCCGGGACGTCGAGCAGCAGATTGTCACCCTGCGGGAGCAGATCTGTCACCTGCAGCGCCTCATCCAGGCCCAGCAGCACGGCCTGCGCGCCGTCATCCAGGAG GCAGAGGAACTGAACAAGGAACTCAAAAGCCAAGATAAAAGGATAGAGGACCTGACCGAGAAGCTGACTGCACTGGAAGCACAG aaTAAGGAACTGAAAGACAGAGTGGAGTTCTGGTCTGGAAAGCCCAAGACTATGGTTTCCAAAGGTGTTTGGACAGA TGCCCCGCGCCACTTGGGAGTGTTCGGAGCGTCCCCTTACGGGATGCTTGCCCGGCTACGGCAGCAGGAGAGCTGA
- the LOC135577381 gene encoding coiled-coil domain-containing protein 68-like isoform X2: protein MTTLLLTERISRQDRGAEGELVLYGSSCSQLTQEAEYVKKVPGEAPEPRWNRSPVATTLKETEEQLLLVSRENQVLKIKLEATREAGVQALRSASQKLYENYQARSEQLKKSHEDEKQQIQTHNLQHEAKLQQSSQNSARLAESVRDRCSRIAEMETRVRRMQEEKQMLIEKKTSFEKTLHQMMARNEDSKRCRDVEQQIVTLREQICHLQRLIQAQQHGLRAVIQEAEELNKELKSQDKRIEDLTEKLTALEAQNKELKDRVEFWSGKPKTMVSKGVWTDAPRHLGVFGASPYGMLARLRQQES from the exons ATGACGACGCTGCTGCTGACGGAGCGCATCAGCCGGCAGGACCGCGGCGCCGAGGGGGAGCTCGTCCTGTAcggctcctcctgctcccagctcacCCAGGAGGCCGAATACGTCAAAAAG GTGCCGGGGGAGGCGCCGGAGCCGCGCTGGAACCGCAGCCCCGTGGCCACGACGCTGAAGGAAAcggaggagcagctgctgctggtgagcAGGGAGAACCAAGTGCTGAAGATCAAG CTGGAAGCCACAAGAGAAGCAGGTGTACAAGCTCTCAGATCTGCCTCCCAAAAACTGTACGAGAATTACCAGGCTCGCTCggaacagctgaaaaaaagccACGAGGATGAGAAGCAGCAAATCCAG ACCCACAATCTCCAGCATGAAGCAAAGCTCCAGCAAAGCTCCCAAAACAGCGCCCGCCTCGCCGAAAGCGTCAGGGACAGATGCAGCCGCATCGCGGAGATGGAGACGCGCGTGCGGAGGATGCAGGAG gaaaagcaaatgctgaTAGAGAAGAAGACGTCATTTGAAAAGACGCTTCACCAGATGATGGCGAGGAATGAAGACAGCAAACG GTGCCGGGACGTCGAGCAGCAGATTGTCACCCTGCGGGAGCAGATCTGTCACCTGCAGCGCCTCATCCAGGCCCAGCAGCACGGCCTGCGCGCCGTCATCCAGGAG GCAGAGGAACTGAACAAGGAACTCAAAAGCCAAGATAAAAGGATAGAGGACCTGACCGAGAAGCTGACTGCACTGGAAGCACAG aaTAAGGAACTGAAAGACAGAGTGGAGTTCTGGTCTGGAAAGCCCAAGACTATGGTTTCCAAAGGTGTTTGGACAGA TGCCCCGCGCCACTTGGGAGTGTTCGGAGCGTCCCCTTACGGGATGCTTGCCCGGCTACGGCAGCAGGAGAGCTGA